Proteins encoded in a region of the Solanum dulcamara chromosome 9, daSolDulc1.2, whole genome shotgun sequence genome:
- the LOC129902270 gene encoding receptor-like protein kinase 7 — protein sequence MAALFNFRPELIFFFSIFSFSFFFLFPVAFSDELQTLLSIKSSLSNPTTNVFKNWEPNTPLCKFYGITCNFDGSVKEIKLSSQGISGFVPFDKICSLNSLEKLSLGYNSFSGKITEDLNKCVSLNYLDVGNNEFTGSFPDVSSLSELTHFYANNSGFTGKFPWNSVANMSNLIVLSLGDNQFDRTPFPEVILKLNKLNSLYLSYCGLEGEIPEGIGNLTELINLELSMNHLSGEIPSGITKLKKLWQLELYENELTGKLPVGFGNLTSLEYFDASTNHLYGDLSEIRKLNQLVSLQLLQNQFTGEIPAELGEFKKLVNVSLYTNKFTGQLPQKLGSWAKFDFIDVSENNFTGPIPPDMCKMGTMRGLLILQNNFTGEIPESYANCTTMERIRVSKNSLSGVIPAGIWGLPKLEILDVAMNGFEGTITSDIGRAKSLGEIYVANNRFSGELPFDISNASSLVRIDCSNNQFSGEIPVTIGELKKIGNLYLQNNKFSGSISDSLGSCVSLSDINMAKNLLSGSIPVSLGSLPTLTSLNLSGNQLSGQIPTSLSNLKLNLLDFSNNQLTGAIPDSLSIDAYKGSFAGNNGLCSQNIKNFRRCYGESGKPREWYTLLICLLVTVIVVLISFAGYLYLKKKSHKEHERSWKQNSWNTKSFHILTFSEDEILDGIKHDNLIGKGGSGSVYRVQLSDGTDFAVKHIWTSDSGSRKISGTTSPMLGKPGKKSKEFEAEVETLSSIRHVNVVKLYCSITSDDSSLLVYEYMPNGSLWDRLHTCKKVSLDWEMRYEIALGAAKGLEYLHHGLDKPVIHRDVKSSNILLDEFCKPRIADFGLAKVAQADSTKDSTHVIAGTHGYIAPEYGYTQKVNEKSDVYSFGVVLMELISGKRPIESEYGENGNIVTWMSSKLKSKESVLSIMDSSIPEAFKEDAIKVLRIAIVCTARLPTLRPTMRNVVKMLEDAEPCRLVGIIVSKDDGSKKTEQLKDHTKM from the exons ATGGCGGCGCTATTCAATTTCCGGCCGGAActaatcttcttcttctctattttctctttctccttcttcttcctcttccccGTCGCTTTTTCCGACGAGCTTCAAACACTTCTATCCATTAAATCCTCTTTATCAAACCCCACCACCAATGTTTTCAAAAATTGGGAACCCAATACTCCTCTCTGTAAGTTCTATGGCATCACATGTAATTTCGATGGGTCAGTCAAAGAAATCAAGCTTTCGAGTCAAGGAATTTCTGGGTTTGTTCCTTTTGATAAAATATGTTCTCTTAATTCATTGGAAAAACTCTCTCTGGGTTACAATTCATTTTCTGGGAAAATCACTGAAGATTTGAACAAATGTGTCAGCTTAAATTACTTGGACGTTGGCAATAATGAATTTACTGGGTCTTTTCCTGATGTATCTTCACTCAGTGAGTTAACCCATTTTTATGCAAATAATAGTGGGTTTACTGGAAAATTTCCATGGAATTCTGTTGCGAATATGAGTAATTTGATCGTGCTTAGCCTTGGTGATAATCAATTTGATCGAACGCCGTTTCCTGAAGTGATTTTGAAGCTTAATAAATTGAATTCTCTGTACTTATCGTATTGTGGTCTTGAAGGAGAAATTCCTGAAGGAATTGGAAATCTTACGGAGTTGATTAATTTGGAGCTGTCTATGAATCACCTTAGTGGTGAAATTCCTTCTGGAATTACAAAGCTGAAGAAATTATGGCAGCTTGAGTTATATGAAAACGAACTGACAGGGAAGCTGCCTGTTGGATTTGGAAATTTGACAAGTCTtgaatattttgatgcttcGACTAATCATCTGTATGGTGATTTGTCGGAAATTCGAAAGTTGAATCAATTGGTAAGTTTGCAGTTATTGCAAAACCAATTTACAGGGGAAATACCAGCAGAATTGGGAGAGTTCAAAAAGCTGGTGAACGTGTCTTTGTACACTAACAAATTCACTGGTCAGCTTCCGCAGAAGTTAGGTTCTTGGGCAAAATTTGATTTCATTGATGTATCGGAGAATAATTTTACTGGTCCAATTCCACCGGACATGTGTAAAATGGGGACGATGAGAGGATTATTGATACTCCAAAACAATTTCACTGGCGAAATACCTGAAAGTTATGCAAATTGTACAACAATGGAGCGGATTCGAGTAAGCAAAAACTCACTTTCCGGTGTGATTCCTGCAGGAATTTGGGGGCTACCGAAACTCGAAATCCTTGATGTTGCAATGAATGGGTTCGAAGGTACAATTACTTCTGATATTGGAAGAGCAAAATCTTTAGGTGAAATTTATGTTGCTAATAACAGATTCTCTGGTGAATTGCCTTTTGATATTTCGAATGCTTCTTCCTTGGTGAGAATTGATTGCAGCAACAATCAGTTTTCTGGTGAAATCCCGGTGACAATTGGGGAGCTTAAGAAAATTGGTAATCTTTATTTACAGAACAACAAGTTTTCTGGTTCAATATCAGATTCTTTAGGCTCTTGTGTTTCACTAAGCGATATTAACATGGCTAAGAATTTGCTTAGTGGCTCCATTCCTGTTTCTCTGGGATCGTTACCAACTTTAACTTCATTAAACTTGTCGGGGAATCAGCTTTCAGGGCAAATTCCGACAAGTTTATCAAATCTGAAGTTAAATCTTCTTGATTTTTCCAACAATCAGTTGACTGGAGCAATACCAGACTCTCTATCAATTGATGCTTATAAGGGTAGCTTTGCTGGGAATAATGGTCTTTGTAGCCAAAACATTAAGAACTTCCGTCGATGTTATGGTGAATCGGGAAAGCCTAGAGAATGGTACACCCTTTTGATCTGTTTATTGGTGACTGTGATTGTGGTGCTCATTTCGTTTGCGGGTTATTTgtatttgaagaagaagagtcATAAGGAACATGAGAGGTCTTGGAAGCAAAATTCTTGGAATACTAAATCATTCCATATATTGACCTTCTCAGAGGATGAGATTCTTGATGGGATCAAACACGACAATTTGATTGGAAAAGGTGGTTCTGGTAGTGTATATAGAGTGCAGCTTTCAGATGGAACAGATTTCGCGGTGAAACATATTTGGACTTCTGATTCAGGAAGTAGGAAAATATCAGGAACAACATCACCAATGTTGGGAAAACCTGGGAAGAAATCAAAAGAATTTGAGGCTGAGGTTGAAACACTGAGCTCAATTCGACACGTGAATGTGGTGAAATTGTACTGTAGCATAACGAGTGATGACTCAAGCCTGTTGGTGTATGAATATATGCCAAATGGAAGCTTGTGGGATCGATTGCATACCTGCAAAAAGGTGTCGCTTGATTGGGAGATGAGGTACGAGATAGCTCTTGGTGCAGCCAAAGGACTGGAGTATTTACACCATGGTCTTGATAAACCAGTGATTCACAGGGATGTCAAGTCTAGTAACATCCTACTGGATGAGTTTTGCAAGCCGAGAATCGCGGACTTTGGCCTTGCTAAGGTTGCTCAAGCTGATTCAACCAAAGATTCAACTCATGTCATTGCTGGAACACATGGATATATTGCTCCTG AATATGGATACACGCAAAAAGTGAATGAAAAAAGTGATGTATATAGTTTCGGAGTGGTATTGATGGAGCTTATATCTGGGAAAAGGCCAATAGAATCAGAATATGGAGAGAATGGCAACATAGTTACATGGATGAGCAGCAAATTGAAGAGCAAGGAAAGTGTATTAAGCATCATGGATTCAAGCATTCCTGAAGCTTTCAAGGAAGATGCAATCAAAGTCTTGAGGATCGCCATTGTATGCACAGCTAGGCTTCCCACATTAAGGCCAACAATGAGAAATGTAGTCAAAATGCTGGAAGATGCAGAGCCTTGCAGATTAGTTGGGATAATTGTAAGCAAAGATGATGGTAGTAAGAAAacagaacaattgaaggatcaCACAAAGATGTAA